The DNA window AACTCTCAAGAAGAGCTTCCTTGGGAACTTTTAGGCTATGAAAGGCACCAAATGCTTCAGAGGTTTTTTCAGCAAATGAATGCTTTTTATCGGAATAATTTCGCATTATGGGAATGGGATTTTGATTCTAAAGGATTTGAGTGGATAGATTTTTCAGACCAATATAATTGTTGTATTAGCTATTTAAGAAAAGCGGAGCGGCAACTTTTGTTTTGTGTGCATAATTTTAGTGCTAATTGTATACCCAATTATGTAGTTCATTTGCCAAATGTTGTACGGATAGTAGAAGTATTTAATACAGATAAAGAAGAGTATGGTGGTTCTGGTAAATTAAACTCTTCTATAAAAATCATGAATAATCTGCAAAAAAAACCGACCGGTGTACAATTTCAACTCCCTCCACTTGCAACAATGATTTTTGAGGTGCAATTTGTGTCCTAAACAAGTTTTTTTTACACATAAACAATACATGCAATTCATAGAGGAGATCAATAAACACGATCGACTCTATTTTCTCGAAGCCAAGCCTGTTATCTCAGATTATGAATATGATCAGTTGGTAAAAAAAGTAGAAGCCATTGAAAAAACCCATCCAGAGTGGATTGATCCTTCATCTCCTACCCAGCGCTTAACAGATCAGCCTTCTAAAGGATTTATTCAGGTAAAACACAGAACTCCTATGCTATCTTTGAGCAACACCTATTCACAAGAAGAAGTGGAAGATTTTATTAAACGCATGCAAAAATGGCTGGGCCCTCAAAACTTGCAGTTTTGTGCAGAGCTAAAAATGGATGGAGTGGCTATAACTGTCTGTTATGAAGATGGCAAATTGCTACAGGCTCTTACTCGTGGGGATGGCAAAGTAGGTGATGATATTACAGCGAATATCAAAGCTATTCGCTCTATTCCTCTTTATATACAAACAAAAGAGAAAATAGAAGTTAGAGGAGAAGTGTTTATGTTGCATAGGGTTTTTCAAAAGCTCAATCAATCCAAACTAGCTATAGGAGATGAATTATGGGCAAATCCAAGAAATGCAGCAGCAGGCTCTTTAAAACTACTTGATGCAAATCAAGTAGCTAAGCGCTCTTTAAGTGCTGTATTTTATGCTTTTGCTAATGAAGCAGAGGCTCCTTGCACAACTCAATATGATTGTCATCACCACTTAAATTCTTTAGGGCTCCCCAGCTTTTCCGATGCGTATATCAAGCGTTGTAATACAGCAGATGAGATCATGGATTTTGCAAGACAGATTGAGAAAAACAGACACCAACTTGCGTTTGATATTGACGGTATTGTGATTAAGATAGATCTATTAAAAGATCATGCAGAGCTTGGTGTTACAGGTAAAAGTCCTAGATGGGCCATTGCTTATAAATTTGCCCCTGAGCAAGCTGAGACACAAATTAGAGATATTACCGTGCAAGTGGGAAGAACAGGGGTATTAACTCCAGTAGCTGAGTTAGAACCTGTATTACTAGCTGGTAGTACAATTGCTCGTGCTACATTACATAATCGAGAAGAAATAGAGAGAAAAGATATTCGTATAAAAGATTATGTAATCATTG is part of the Candidatus Rhabdochlamydia sp. T3358 genome and encodes:
- the ligA gene encoding NAD-dependent DNA ligase LigA, with the translated sequence MCPKQVFFTHKQYMQFIEEINKHDRLYFLEAKPVISDYEYDQLVKKVEAIEKTHPEWIDPSSPTQRLTDQPSKGFIQVKHRTPMLSLSNTYSQEEVEDFIKRMQKWLGPQNLQFCAELKMDGVAITVCYEDGKLLQALTRGDGKVGDDITANIKAIRSIPLYIQTKEKIEVRGEVFMLHRVFQKLNQSKLAIGDELWANPRNAAAGSLKLLDANQVAKRSLSAVFYAFANEAEAPCTTQYDCHHHLNSLGLPSFSDAYIKRCNTADEIMDFARQIEKNRHQLAFDIDGIVIKIDLLKDHAELGVTGKSPRWAIAYKFAPEQAETQIRDITVQVGRTGVLTPVAELEPVLLAGSTIARATLHNREEIERKDIRIKDYVIIEKGGDVIPKVLQVNLKKRTKSSIPWHMPHFCPSCGSKVVHYEGEVAMKCPNTKNCPEQVMRKIFFFASKDAMNIEHLGDKVIKQLIEKKLIKSAADLYLLTKEDLAQLEGFKEKSIQNLLKSIDKSRHVNLERFILALGIKYVGEGSAELLAQAARTMDGLLRMRMEDLQQIQGIGEKTAIAVIEYFKDPDHLQELQALLKSGIKPQSMQTIQIENHRFANKIFVLTGTLKEYSRTDATLLIKERGGRVTNSVSRNTDYLLIGEDPGSKLAKAQECKVHILNEQAFKNLL